GACGGTCGCGGTCGTCGTGACGGACGTGACGCGGGCCACGCCGGACGACGTGCTGTTGGACGTGTTGCTCGCGGAACTGGCGGAGGCGGACGTGCGTCGCGGAAACGTCTCGGTCGTTTTGGGGCTCGGTCTCCACCGCCCGATGACCGACGAGGAAATCGAGGACGCGCTCGGCGAGCACGCGGACCTCGCCGAGAATCACGACGCGGAGGCGGTGATGGAGGTCGGAACGGTCGAGGCACCTGATGGGGTAGCGGTCTCCATCGAACTCAACCCGACCGTCGCGGACGCGGACCGCGTCCTTGCGACCGGGATGGTCGAACCGCACCAGTACGCTGGCTTTTCCGGCGGGGCGAAAACCGTGGCCATCGGCGCGGGTGGCGAGTCGCTCATCCGGTACACGCACGGGCCGGACATGCTCTCCCGGGACGGCGTCAGACTCGGCCGGGTCGAGGACAACCCGTTCCGAGAACTGCTGAACGACGCGGGCGACGTGATCGGAATCGACTTCTGTCTGAACGTCACGCACGGGCCACAGGGGATTCTCGGGGCCAGTGCCGGATACCACCGCGACGTGGTCGCCGACCTCGCCGAAGTCGCAAATGAGGCGCTGTCGGTTCCGGTCGAAGGGGGCTACGACGCGGTCATCACGGGCGTTCCGGAAGCCAAAGCCGCGAACCTCTATCAGGCGACCCGCGCCGCGACGTACGTCGTCCTCGGCGACCGAAACCCGCTCCGTTCGGGCGGACGGGTCGTC
The genomic region above belongs to Haladaptatus sp. R4 and contains:
- a CDS encoding lactate racemase domain-containing protein, which encodes MDDSLPDYSLPDCDVTVLSPPGGTAISPRTAADRAVTDPHGPNLHDLVSPDETVAVVVTDVTRATPDDVLLDVLLAELAEADVRRGNVSVVLGLGLHRPMTDEEIEDALGEHADLAENHDAEAVMEVGTVEAPDGVAVSIELNPTVADADRVLATGMVEPHQYAGFSGGAKTVAIGAGGESLIRYTHGPDMLSRDGVRLGRVEDNPFRELLNDAGDVIGIDFCLNVTHGPQGILGASAGYHRDVVADLAEVANEALSVPVEGGYDAVITGVPEAKAANLYQATRAATYVVLGDRNPLRSGGRVVVPADMPEGAGEGKGEQRFYDRLDGANDPDSLYEEMRTGYEPGAQRAFVVARVLRDHDVYVTGSEHPEIVEDCLMHARDSVEDAVEPGSDVLVVPDALDTLLVRPE